In Chitinophagaceae bacterium, a single window of DNA contains:
- a CDS encoding acyl-ACP--UDP-N-acetylglucosamine O-acyltransferase — MNQPLSYVHPQAKIADNVVIEPFVTIYKNVEIGEGSWIGPNVTIMPGAKIGKNCKIFPGAVISAIPQDLKFSGEETTVEIGDNVTIRECVTVNRGTTHSHKTVVGNNCLLMAYVHIAHDCFIGDHCILANNVNLAGHITIDEYAILGGLTAVHQFVKIGKHAFISGGSLIRKDVPPFVKAAREPLSYVGVNSVGLRRRGFHSDKINQILEIYRTIFVKGYSISKALNYVETQMEATEERDEIVHFIRNSVRGIMKGYSSTKNEN; from the coding sequence ATGAATCAACCACTATCTTACGTACATCCACAGGCTAAAATTGCTGACAACGTCGTAATTGAGCCCTTTGTAACGATTTATAAAAATGTAGAAATTGGAGAAGGCAGCTGGATAGGTCCGAATGTAACTATTATGCCCGGCGCCAAAATTGGGAAAAACTGTAAAATTTTTCCGGGAGCTGTTATTTCTGCTATACCTCAGGATCTCAAATTTTCCGGAGAAGAAACTACTGTAGAAATTGGTGACAATGTAACCATCCGGGAATGTGTAACCGTCAACCGCGGTACGACACACAGCCACAAAACAGTGGTCGGCAACAATTGTCTTTTAATGGCTTATGTCCATATTGCTCATGACTGCTTTATTGGAGATCACTGCATACTTGCCAACAATGTAAATCTTGCAGGACATATAACCATTGATGAATACGCAATCTTAGGAGGCCTGACTGCTGTGCATCAATTTGTGAAAATCGGGAAACATGCCTTTATATCCGGTGGAAGTCTCATCAGAAAAGATGTTCCTCCATTTGTTAAAGCTGCCAGAGAACCCCTTTCATACGTGGGGGTCAATTCTGTTGGTTTGAGAAGAAGAGGGTTTCACTCTGATAAAATCAATCAAATACTCGAAATTTACCGCACCATTTTTGTAAAAGGCTATTCAATTTCCAAAGCTCTGAACTATGTAGAAACCCAGATGGAAGCAACTGAAGAAAGAGATGAAATCGTGCATTTTATAAGAAATTCCGTAAGAGGCATTATGAAAGGCTACAGCTCTACCAAAAATGAAAATTGA
- a CDS encoding ATP-binding cassette domain-containing protein, which produces MKIELENIAKKFKKEWIFKDISFDFHINNSYAITGPNGSGKSTLMKIISSAVTPSSGKVFYSSSNKPSIPDKEIYKEIAFCAPYMALISEFTLLEMLEFQEKIIPYQQNLNSKQIISDILKFEKHQNKQLRYFSSGMLQRVKLILSVLAEKSILLLDEPATNLDESGLNWYHQLINDFSKEKIVIVASNQKREYTFCTDELNLLKYKS; this is translated from the coding sequence ATGAAAATTGAATTAGAAAATATAGCTAAGAAATTTAAAAAAGAATGGATATTTAAAGATATCTCCTTTGACTTTCATATTAATAATTCATATGCCATTACCGGCCCAAACGGCTCCGGAAAAAGCACCTTGATGAAAATTATTTCATCAGCAGTAACGCCATCTTCAGGTAAGGTTTTTTACTCTTCAAGTAACAAACCGTCAATTCCTGATAAGGAAATCTATAAAGAAATTGCTTTTTGTGCGCCTTACATGGCCTTGATTTCTGAATTTACTCTACTTGAAATGCTGGAATTTCAGGAAAAAATAATCCCCTACCAACAGAATTTAAACAGCAAACAGATAATTTCAGATATTTTGAAATTTGAAAAACATCAAAATAAGCAACTTCGGTATTTTTCTTCCGGTATGCTTCAAAGGGTGAAACTAATTTTATCTGTGCTGGCCGAAAAAAGTATCTTACTCTTAGATGAACCGGCAACCAACCTTGACGAAAGCGGCCTAAACTGGTACCATCAATTAATCAATGATTTTAGCAAAGAGAAAATAGTTATTGTAGCCTCTAATCAAAAAAGAGAATATACTTTTTGCACAGATGAACTGAATCTGCTCAAGTATAAATCATAA